A stretch of Pirellulales bacterium DNA encodes these proteins:
- a CDS encoding carboxypeptidase regulatory-like domain-containing protein, whose translation MMLRRLQSAAATAACFCMLAAPALAAPPAPQRLAPTDVALRDGGVLVGQLVDGQGAPLPSAMISIQSQGRPVAEAKTNDQGEFAVNGLKGGVYEIAAPGHQGAYRVWAPRTAPPAASNGVLLVSDADVVRGANPFSAVGGWMVKHPLMTAGIVAAAIAIPIALDDDDPSS comes from the coding sequence ATGATGCTTCGACGACTCCAATCCGCTGCGGCCACGGCCGCATGTTTCTGCATGCTGGCGGCGCCGGCGCTGGCCGCGCCTCCGGCTCCGCAACGTCTCGCCCCGACCGACGTCGCGCTCCGCGACGGCGGCGTGCTGGTCGGCCAACTGGTCGACGGCCAAGGCGCCCCGCTGCCCTCCGCCATGATTTCGATCCAATCGCAAGGCCGTCCGGTCGCGGAAGCCAAGACCAACGACCAGGGCGAATTCGCCGTCAACGGCCTCAAGGGGGGCGTCTACGAGATCGCCGCCCCCGGCCATCAGGGAGCCTACCGCGTCTGGGCCCCTCGGACCGCTCCGCCGGCCGCCTCGAACGGCGTGCTGCTGGTGTCCGACGCCGACGTCGTGCGCGGCGCCAATCCGTTCAGCGCCGTCGGCGGCTGGATGGTGAAGCATCCGCTGATGACCGCGGGCATCGTCGCCGCCGCCATCGCGATTCCGATCGCCCTGGACGACGACGATCCGTCCAGCTGA